Proteins encoded together in one Undibacterium sp. CCC3.4 window:
- a CDS encoding site-specific integrase produces the protein MLKINHLCVSRHGVFYLRVYHQGKSQKFSLRTKDPTRARIIALTFNLKKHMAIQSASSKPDLSDLNIDIDNIKQWKEKTHSDGTVEVETTSSADAAEYRAYRKEERDHEIALKLLEQENLKIEAAERAMRETRIQTEQNIITKILNQPAPAQTELPLLSAMIDAYIDEEITDQTIKSRRNKRSQFHHFMKFAGDRRVNKFEDQDVMAYRKHLQATQIQKKTINKKIGALTELFRTAQGWNQRIEFYNPFEGKLFPKVEKEVSYLAFNSEQIDQIFSKETYCNFNNLKPNYYWLPFLALYTGARLEELASLEIKNIKQEDGIWYFDIPRMKNDNSERKVPLHKEIINSGFLDYVETVRKRNEQLLFPELKKEPKYDAKTGELIPPSNYGKNPSRRFGEYMDSINLSDPQLVFHSFRHTFISSISTTSNNIILNMALVGHIDANILTAIGVSRKIVESAHAENYQHQKPLKVLKAAIDEFDFKLKVPFAFGLYGNRRK, from the coding sequence ATGCTCAAAATAAACCACTTATGTGTGTCACGCCACGGCGTGTTCTATCTCCGCGTCTACCATCAAGGTAAGTCGCAAAAATTTTCTTTGCGCACAAAAGACCCAACTAGAGCTAGAATTATTGCTCTGACATTTAATCTAAAAAAACATATGGCAATACAATCGGCATCATCCAAACCTGACTTGTCTGACTTGAATATCGATATTGATAACATCAAGCAATGGAAGGAAAAGACACATTCCGATGGTACGGTCGAGGTCGAAACGACCAGTTCAGCCGATGCCGCCGAGTACAGAGCCTATCGCAAAGAAGAACGCGACCACGAAATTGCTCTGAAGCTTTTAGAACAGGAAAATCTAAAAATAGAAGCTGCTGAACGAGCCATGCGAGAAACACGGATTCAGACAGAACAAAACATCATCACAAAAATCCTCAACCAACCAGCACCCGCACAGACTGAGTTACCCCTGCTTTCGGCGATGATTGATGCCTATATTGACGAAGAAATAACCGATCAGACGATAAAATCACGGCGAAACAAGCGTTCTCAGTTTCATCACTTCATGAAATTTGCTGGTGATCGACGTGTTAACAAATTTGAAGATCAAGACGTAATGGCGTACCGCAAGCACCTGCAAGCTACACAAATTCAGAAAAAAACCATCAACAAAAAAATCGGTGCTCTGACGGAGTTATTCAGAACAGCACAAGGCTGGAATCAGCGCATCGAATTTTATAATCCATTTGAGGGCAAGCTATTTCCCAAAGTCGAAAAAGAAGTATCTTACCTGGCATTCAACTCCGAGCAAATTGATCAGATATTTTCAAAAGAGACATATTGCAATTTTAACAATCTAAAGCCGAACTACTACTGGCTACCATTTCTTGCCCTTTATACAGGTGCACGACTTGAAGAGCTTGCTTCGCTAGAAATCAAGAATATAAAACAGGAGGACGGAATCTGGTATTTTGATATTCCTCGCATGAAAAACGATAACTCGGAACGTAAAGTGCCGTTGCACAAGGAAATTATTAACAGTGGATTTCTGGACTACGTGGAAACTGTGCGCAAACGCAACGAACAATTGCTATTTCCAGAACTGAAAAAGGAACCAAAATATGACGCTAAGACCGGCGAACTTATTCCACCTTCCAATTATGGAAAGAATCCATCTCGGCGATTTGGGGAGTATATGGACTCGATCAATTTATCTGATCCGCAACTTGTATTCCATTCGTTCAGGCATACATTTATTTCATCGATATCAACGACCAGCAACAACATTATCTTGAACATGGCGTTGGTCGGACATATTGATGCCAACATTTTGACCGCCATTGGTGTCAGCAGAAAGATTGTCGAGTCTGCACATGCTGAAAACTACCAGCACCAAAAACCGTTAAAAGTACTCAAAGCCGCGATCGATGAATTTGATTTTAAGTTAAAAGTACCGTTTGCCTTTGGATTGTACGGCAACCGTCGAAAGTAA
- the istA gene encoding IS21 family transposase: MDMLGKIRRMFLRDKLSLHEISRRTGLSRNTIRTWLRKPEGELSVPSYRRGLGPLKLSPYHAELEQALKADAHRLKQDRRTAKALFTQIKGQGYDGSYSGVTDFIRDWRGREGKAPHAFVPLKFELGEAFQFDWSEEGLVIGGVYRRMQVSHLKLCASRAFWLVAYPSQGHEMLFDAHTRSFTALGGIPRRGIYDNMKTAVDKVNKSKGRTVNARFAVMCAHYLFDSDFCNVASGWEKGIVEKNVQDSRRRIWIEAQQRQFSSFAELNVWLGERCRALWSELRHPEHDAFSVAEMLEHERAEMMPMPAPFDGYVEKLARVSSTCLISAHRNRYSVPCELAGQLVSTRLYPNHVSVIANDVIVARHLRLTERALICYDWQHYIPLIQRKPGALRNGAPFADMPAPLMRLKQGLMRHAGGDRIMAQVLATVPTVGLDVVLVAVELVNESGALSAEHILNVLARLDGSPVSETVETSLELKEAPVANTERYDSLRELDDVTTSTQGEQ, from the coding sequence ATGGACATGTTAGGCAAGATACGGCGGATGTTTTTACGCGACAAACTGTCGCTGCATGAAATTTCCAGGCGCACAGGTCTGTCGCGCAATACGATACGCACCTGGCTCAGGAAACCAGAAGGTGAATTATCAGTTCCATCCTACCGGCGCGGACTTGGGCCGCTGAAACTCAGTCCTTATCATGCCGAATTGGAGCAAGCTCTCAAAGCGGATGCACATCGCCTCAAACAAGACCGGCGAACCGCCAAAGCTCTGTTTACTCAAATCAAGGGCCAAGGTTACGACGGTAGTTATAGTGGCGTCACCGATTTCATCCGTGACTGGCGCGGCCGTGAAGGCAAAGCACCTCATGCCTTTGTGCCATTAAAATTTGAACTGGGTGAAGCCTTTCAGTTCGACTGGAGCGAAGAAGGTTTAGTCATCGGCGGCGTATATCGGCGCATGCAGGTGTCCCATCTCAAACTGTGCGCCAGCCGTGCGTTCTGGTTGGTTGCGTATCCCAGCCAGGGCCATGAAATGCTGTTTGATGCCCACACCCGGTCCTTCACGGCGCTGGGTGGCATTCCCCGGCGCGGCATTTACGACAACATGAAGACGGCCGTCGACAAGGTCAACAAAAGCAAAGGCCGCACGGTCAATGCTCGCTTTGCCGTGATGTGCGCCCACTATTTGTTTGATTCCGATTTCTGCAATGTGGCGTCAGGTTGGGAGAAAGGCATCGTCGAAAAGAACGTGCAAGACAGCCGACGGCGAATCTGGATCGAGGCGCAGCAACGTCAATTCTCATCCTTTGCCGAGCTCAATGTCTGGCTGGGCGAACGCTGCCGTGCTCTCTGGAGTGAGTTGCGACACCCAGAGCATGATGCGTTTAGTGTGGCAGAAATGCTGGAACATGAGCGCGCTGAAATGATGCCGATGCCAGCACCATTTGACGGTTACGTTGAGAAACTGGCGCGTGTATCATCAACCTGCTTGATCAGCGCGCACCGCAATCGATACTCCGTCCCCTGCGAATTGGCCGGTCAACTGGTCAGCACGCGTCTCTATCCCAACCACGTCAGCGTCATCGCCAATGATGTCATCGTTGCCCGTCATCTCCGGTTAACGGAACGTGCGCTGATTTGCTATGACTGGCAACACTACATCCCTCTAATCCAGCGTAAGCCCGGCGCACTTCGAAACGGCGCACCCTTTGCAGACATGCCAGCGCCTTTGATGCGATTGAAACAAGGGTTGATGCGTCATGCAGGCGGTGACCGGATTATGGCGCAAGTATTGGCCACCGTGCCGACTGTAGGGTTGGATGTCGTGCTGGTTGCGGTTGAGTTGGTCAACGAATCCGGCGCGCTCAGTGCTGAACACATTCTGAATGTATTGG